In one window of Duganella dendranthematis DNA:
- a CDS encoding S9 family peptidase, with amino-acid sequence MASSAMAAPRGFTVEDMVKMERVGNPVLSPDATRVVYTVRTTDLDKNRGNTQLYLLDLRHPQAAPVRLTQAAASSADPEWAPNGEAIYFLSGRSGSSQVWRLPLGGGEASKVTDLPLDVDNFRLSPQGDRLLFSMAVFRDCADLACTKQRLDEQAKVKASGKVFDKLFVRHWDTWADGRNNVLYSAPIDATGKVSAQPVSLTGKLDGDVPSKPFGDHDEYHFSPDGKTVAFSARIAGRTEAWSTNFDVYTVPAAGGETKNLTADNQAWDAKAIYSPDGKTLAYVAMDKPTFEADRFHLVLIDVATGKKRTVADSWDRSIADYRWTPDSKAILATADDVGQHRLFSIDAASGKVTALTGKGYVAGFDVARDTIVMAQANLSAGAQLFKFKLGGGAAAGEKADQLTHLNEAALADVKFGEYEQFSFTGANGETVYGHVMKPWNAQPGQKYPIAFLVHGGPQGSFGNSWSYRWNPQVYAGAGYATVFIDFHGSTGYGQKFTDSISGDWGGKPLEDLQKGLAAAVAKYPWLDRENSCALGASYGGFMMNWIQGNWSDGFKCIVNHDGVFDARGMAYSTEEIWFTEWENGGAYYDVPELHEKFNPALKVKNWKTPMLVVQGDMDFRIPTTQGLGAFTALQRRGIPSKLLFFPDENHWVLKPANSVLWHHTVIDWLDTYTKKK; translated from the coding sequence ATGGCGTCCAGTGCGATGGCCGCGCCGCGCGGTTTCACTGTCGAAGACATGGTCAAGATGGAGCGGGTCGGCAACCCGGTGCTGTCGCCGGACGCCACCCGCGTGGTCTACACCGTGCGCACCACCGACCTCGACAAGAACCGCGGCAATACCCAGCTGTATCTGCTCGACCTGCGCCACCCGCAGGCGGCGCCCGTGCGCCTGACCCAGGCCGCCGCCAGCAGCGCGGACCCGGAATGGGCGCCGAACGGCGAGGCGATTTATTTCCTGTCGGGCCGTTCCGGTTCGTCGCAGGTGTGGCGTCTGCCGCTGGGCGGCGGCGAAGCCAGCAAGGTCACCGATCTGCCGCTGGACGTCGATAATTTCCGCTTGTCGCCGCAGGGCGACCGTTTGCTGTTCAGCATGGCCGTGTTCCGCGATTGCGCCGACCTGGCATGCACCAAACAACGCCTGGACGAGCAGGCCAAGGTCAAGGCCAGCGGCAAGGTGTTCGACAAGCTGTTCGTGCGCCACTGGGATACCTGGGCCGATGGCCGCAACAATGTGCTGTACTCGGCGCCGATCGATGCCACTGGCAAGGTCAGCGCGCAGCCGGTCAGCCTGACCGGTAAGCTGGATGGCGATGTGCCGTCCAAGCCGTTCGGCGACCATGACGAATATCACTTCAGCCCGGACGGCAAGACGGTGGCCTTCTCGGCCCGCATCGCCGGCCGTACCGAGGCCTGGTCAACCAACTTCGATGTCTATACGGTGCCAGCGGCTGGCGGCGAGACCAAAAATCTGACGGCCGACAACCAGGCGTGGGACGCCAAGGCGATTTATTCGCCGGACGGCAAGACGCTGGCCTATGTGGCGATGGACAAGCCGACCTTCGAGGCCGACCGCTTCCATCTGGTGCTGATCGATGTGGCGACCGGCAAGAAGCGCACTGTGGCAGACAGCTGGGACCGCTCGATTGCGGACTACCGCTGGACCCCGGACAGCAAGGCCATCCTGGCCACCGCCGATGATGTCGGCCAACACCGCCTGTTCTCGATTGATGCCGCCAGCGGCAAGGTGACGGCGCTGACCGGCAAGGGCTATGTGGCCGGCTTCGACGTGGCGCGCGATACGATCGTGATGGCGCAGGCCAATCTGTCGGCCGGGGCGCAGCTGTTCAAGTTCAAGCTGGGTGGCGGTGCGGCGGCCGGCGAAAAGGCTGACCAGCTGACCCATTTGAACGAAGCGGCGCTGGCCGATGTCAAGTTCGGCGAGTACGAGCAGTTCTCGTTCACCGGCGCCAATGGCGAGACCGTGTATGGTCACGTGATGAAGCCGTGGAATGCGCAGCCGGGCCAGAAATATCCGATCGCCTTCCTGGTGCACGGCGGCCCGCAGGGCAGCTTCGGCAACTCATGGAGCTATCGCTGGAATCCGCAGGTGTATGCGGGCGCCGGTTATGCGACGGTGTTTATCGATTTCCACGGTTCGACCGGCTACGGCCAGAAGTTCACCGATTCGATCAGCGGCGACTGGGGCGGCAAGCCGCTGGAAGATTTGCAAAAAGGTCTGGCGGCGGCGGTGGCGAAATATCCATGGCTGGACCGCGAGAACAGCTGCGCGCTGGGCGCGTCGTACGGCGGCTTCATGATGAACTGGATCCAGGGTAACTGGTCGGATGGCTTCAAGTGCATCGTCAATCATGACGGCGTGTTCGATGCGCGCGGCATGGCTTACTCGACCGAAGAGATCTGGTTCACCGAGTGGGAAAACGGCGGCGCGTATTACGATGTGCCGGAGCTGCACGAGAAATTCAACCCGGCGCTGAAGGTGAAGAACTGGAAAACGCCGATGCTGGTGGTCCAGGGCGATATGGACTTCCGGATTCCGACCACGCAGGGTCTGGGCGCGTTCACTGCGCTGCAGCGCCGTGGCATTCCGAGCAAGTTGCTGTTCTTCCCGGATGAGAACCACTGGGTGCTGAAGCCGGCCAACTCGGTACTGTGGCATCACACGGTGATCGACTGGCTGGACACCTATACCAAGAAAAAATAA
- the pepN gene encoding aminopeptidase N: MKKYLIAASVALAFGAVQTAAHAADNAPRAENAYLSQTDAAARSARVSNVDYTLAFALTGKESFSGTTTLSFDLNDASQPLTIDLDKATIASLTVNGKAVTPQYNQWFVTLAAADLVAGRNTVTIAYSRLHSTNGEGLHRMVDPVDGRVYTYSHFEPAAAHQMFPVFDQPDLKGTYQVTVSTPADWVVSSTMRETSVKDADGGKLWTFPRSKKLSPYNFSMHAGPYKVWEDNSGKYPMRLFARQSVASQVSPQDWFKYTKAGLGFFDQYFGVPYQFEKYDQLLVPDFLYGAMENAAAITFGEGSFLHKEEMTTAQKESLAGVIMHEMAHQWFGDLVTMKWWNGLWLNESFASFMGTLATAESTEFSNSWQAFYSGGKQAAYVQDQRVTTHAIETPVPSTANAFDNIDAITYSKGASTLKQLRHLLGEEVFRKGVHNYLVKYQYQNATLDNFIGSLGEAAGRDLSGWTKEWLYEPGVNTIAADFSCTGGKVSAFTLRQSAPSQELPTLREQRVQVGLFNLTAHGLSLSKNVAITYKGAATEVPELKGAACPDLVYPNYQDWGFAQVQLDKKSFATAQSSLSKVEDPLLRSMLWQSLWDGVRSAQLPLNDFLKTALANAPAEKDYTLLGNIVDKVRASKGYLEAQGPSAYQTKVGVQLEQMAFAATRSATDSNFQRRWFSTYVGLASSPAALRQLADILNGKLVVKGLNVSQDVRWEIIRRLSRMAYPGSEALVVAEQARDKSDSGQQAAIAATVVRPEGKVKTEWATTIADLQTKLPFSKVRTAMGSMYPPEQSALNELTAQQRLDTLGAVDKAAGPVYMRAYAASMIPATCTPASVQRLDAAIAKLPELSNGTRRALLVTRQEDARCVAIKQAMTAH; the protein is encoded by the coding sequence ATGAAAAAGTATCTGATCGCCGCTTCGGTGGCACTGGCGTTTGGCGCGGTACAAACCGCTGCGCATGCAGCCGATAACGCGCCGCGCGCGGAAAATGCTTACCTGTCGCAGACCGACGCCGCCGCCCGTTCGGCGCGCGTCAGCAATGTCGACTACACGCTGGCGTTCGCGCTGACCGGCAAGGAAAGCTTCAGCGGCACCACCACGCTGAGCTTCGATCTGAACGATGCGTCGCAGCCGCTGACCATCGATCTGGACAAGGCCACCATCGCCAGCCTGACCGTCAACGGCAAGGCCGTAACGCCGCAATACAATCAGTGGTTTGTCACGCTGGCCGCCGCCGATCTGGTCGCCGGCCGCAATACCGTCACCATCGCCTACAGCCGTCTGCACAGCACCAACGGCGAGGGCCTGCACCGCATGGTCGATCCGGTCGATGGCCGGGTCTACACCTATTCGCACTTCGAGCCGGCGGCGGCGCACCAGATGTTCCCGGTGTTCGATCAGCCGGATCTGAAGGGTACGTATCAGGTCACCGTCAGCACGCCGGCCGACTGGGTGGTGTCGTCCACCATGCGCGAGACCAGCGTCAAGGATGCCGATGGCGGCAAGCTGTGGACCTTCCCACGCTCGAAAAAACTGAGCCCGTATAACTTCTCGATGCACGCCGGTCCGTACAAGGTCTGGGAAGACAACAGCGGCAAGTATCCGATGCGTTTGTTCGCGCGGCAGTCGGTGGCGTCGCAGGTGTCGCCTCAGGACTGGTTCAAGTACACCAAGGCCGGCCTGGGCTTCTTCGATCAGTACTTCGGCGTGCCGTATCAGTTCGAGAAGTATGACCAGCTGCTGGTGCCTGACTTCCTGTATGGCGCGATGGAAAACGCCGCCGCGATCACCTTCGGCGAAGGCAGCTTCCTGCACAAGGAAGAGATGACCACGGCGCAGAAGGAATCGCTGGCCGGCGTCATCATGCACGAGATGGCGCACCAGTGGTTTGGCGATCTGGTGACCATGAAGTGGTGGAATGGCTTGTGGCTGAACGAGAGCTTCGCGTCCTTTATGGGCACGCTGGCGACGGCCGAGTCGACCGAATTTAGCAATTCGTGGCAGGCCTTTTATTCGGGCGGCAAGCAGGCGGCGTATGTGCAGGATCAGCGCGTGACCACGCACGCGATCGAGACGCCGGTACCGTCGACCGCGAATGCGTTCGATAACATCGATGCCATCACTTACTCGAAAGGCGCGTCAACGCTGAAGCAGTTGCGTCACCTGCTGGGCGAAGAGGTGTTCCGCAAGGGCGTGCATAACTATCTGGTCAAGTACCAGTATCAGAATGCGACGCTGGACAACTTCATCGGCAGCCTGGGTGAAGCGGCCGGCCGCGATTTGAGCGGCTGGACCAAGGAGTGGCTGTATGAGCCGGGCGTGAATACCATCGCGGCCGATTTCAGCTGCACCGGCGGCAAGGTCAGCGCCTTCACGCTGCGTCAGAGCGCGCCGAGCCAGGAGTTGCCGACGTTGCGCGAGCAGCGCGTGCAGGTGGGCCTGTTCAATCTGACGGCGCATGGTCTGAGCCTGAGCAAGAATGTGGCGATTACCTACAAGGGTGCGGCGACCGAGGTGCCGGAGCTGAAGGGCGCGGCGTGTCCGGACCTGGTGTATCCGAACTACCAGGACTGGGGCTTTGCGCAGGTGCAGCTGGATAAAAAATCGTTTGCGACGGCGCAGTCCAGCCTGAGCAAGGTGGAGGATCCGCTGCTGCGCTCGATGTTGTGGCAGAGCTTGTGGGATGGCGTGCGCTCGGCGCAGTTGCCGTTGAACGACTTCCTGAAAACCGCGCTGGCCAATGCGCCGGCCGAGAAGGATTACACGCTGCTGGGCAATATCGTCGACAAGGTGCGCGCGTCGAAGGGCTATCTGGAAGCGCAGGGACCGTCGGCGTACCAGACCAAGGTGGGCGTGCAGCTGGAGCAGATGGCGTTTGCGGCGACCAGGTCGGCCACCGACAGCAACTTCCAGCGCCGCTGGTTCTCGACCTATGTGGGGCTGGCTTCCAGCCCGGCGGCTTTGCGTCAGCTGGCTGATATCCTGAACGGCAAGCTGGTGGTCAAGGGGCTGAACGTGTCGCAGGATGTGCGCTGGGAGATCATCCGCCGCCTGAGCCGCATGGCGTATCCAGGCAGCGAGGCGCTGGTGGTGGCCGAGCAGGCGCGTGACAAGTCCGATAGCGGCCAGCAGGCGGCGATTGCGGCGACCGTGGTGCGTCCCGAAGGCAAGGTCAAGACGGAGTGGGCGACGACGATTGCCGATCTGCAGACCAAGCTGCCGTTCTCCAAGGTGCGCACGGCGATGGGCAGCATGTATCCGCCCGAGCAAAGCGCGCTCAATGAGTTGACCGCGCAGCAGCGTCTGGATACGCTGGGTGCGGTGGACAAGGCGGCTGGTCCGGTCTACATGCGCGCGTATGCGGCGTCGATGATTCCGGCGACGTGCACGCCAGCCAGCGTGCAGCGTCTGGATGCGGCGATTGCCAAGTTGCCGGAGCTGTCGAATGGCACGCGCCGCGCGCTGCTGGTGACGCGTCAGGAAGATGCGCGCTGCGTCGCCATCAAGCAGGCGATGACGGCGCACTGA